From Dietzia sp. ANT_WB102, a single genomic window includes:
- a CDS encoding TIGR03084 family metal-binding protein, which yields MTNSQPSATEDPHAALVALNARVDELVETAGADRWNTGTPAEGWDVAMQIAHLAWTDEVSLTAIRDAGAFQAVVEKAMEDPTGFVDVGAAEIAATGREEVLARWRLARGELGDALKAADPGEKIPWFGPPMRPGSMAAARIMETWAHGFDVADGLGVSVSSDPAFVGALPHVAKLGFKTRAFSYAMNGLEAPTSEIHVALTRDDGTVIEFGPADAQQRVTGPLLDFCLLVTQRIHRDDTALEAQGEDASHWLDIAQAFAGVAGDGREKGTRA from the coding sequence ATGACCAACTCCCAGCCCTCCGCGACGGAGGACCCTCATGCGGCCCTCGTGGCGCTGAATGCCCGAGTGGACGAACTCGTCGAGACCGCGGGTGCCGATCGTTGGAACACTGGTACCCCGGCCGAGGGCTGGGACGTCGCCATGCAGATCGCCCACCTGGCCTGGACGGACGAGGTGTCCCTCACCGCCATCCGCGACGCCGGAGCATTCCAGGCTGTTGTCGAGAAGGCCATGGAGGACCCCACCGGCTTCGTCGACGTGGGTGCCGCTGAGATCGCAGCCACCGGTCGCGAGGAGGTCCTGGCCCGCTGGCGCCTGGCCCGCGGTGAACTCGGCGATGCGCTCAAGGCGGCCGACCCGGGGGAGAAGATCCCATGGTTCGGTCCGCCCATGCGCCCCGGATCGATGGCCGCCGCACGAATCATGGAGACCTGGGCCCATGGATTCGACGTGGCGGACGGACTCGGCGTCTCCGTGAGCTCTGACCCGGCCTTCGTCGGAGCTCTGCCCCACGTGGCCAAGCTCGGGTTCAAGACCCGTGCCTTCTCGTACGCCATGAACGGGCTCGAGGCCCCCACGTCCGAGATCCACGTCGCCCTCACCCGAGATGACGGCACCGTCATCGAATTCGGGCCCGCAGACGCCCAGCAGCGGGTCACCGGCCCGCTTCTCGACTTCTGCCTCCTGGTCACCCAGCGCATCCACCGCGACGACACCGCTCTCGAGGCGCAGGGCGAGGACGCATCCCACTGGCTCGACATCGCCCAGGCCTTCGCCGGGGTCGCCGGAGACGGCCGCGAGAAGGGAACACGAGCATGA
- the mmsB gene encoding 3-hydroxyisobutyrate dehydrogenase, whose protein sequence is MLTVAFLGLGNMGGPMAANLVGAGHEVRGFDPVPAAQESARAAGVSVCDTPAEAVHGASVVITMLPNGALVHSTYDDVLGEAGTGTLFIDSSTISVDDARAVHAKAVEAGMVQVDAPVSGGVKGATAGTLAFMVGGEDEAFAAAQPVLEPMAGKVIHCGAAGAGQAAKVCNNMVLAVHQIAIGEAFVLAERLGLEHQALYDVVTGATGNSWALHTNCPVPGPVPTSPANNDFAPGFATALMNKDLGLALAALESTGTVAPLGAAAAALYDEFAQENGAKDFSAIITSIRDSARG, encoded by the coding sequence GTGCTTACTGTCGCTTTTCTCGGTCTCGGCAACATGGGCGGGCCCATGGCCGCCAACCTGGTCGGCGCCGGGCACGAGGTCCGCGGGTTCGATCCCGTGCCGGCCGCGCAGGAGTCCGCGCGCGCGGCGGGTGTCAGCGTGTGTGACACGCCGGCCGAGGCGGTCCACGGGGCCTCGGTTGTCATCACGATGCTGCCCAACGGGGCCCTGGTGCATTCGACCTATGACGACGTCCTGGGTGAGGCCGGAACGGGCACACTGTTCATCGACTCGTCCACCATCTCCGTCGACGACGCCCGCGCGGTACACGCAAAGGCTGTGGAGGCGGGGATGGTGCAGGTGGACGCACCGGTCTCCGGAGGCGTCAAGGGCGCGACCGCCGGCACACTCGCGTTCATGGTCGGCGGCGAGGACGAGGCGTTCGCCGCCGCGCAGCCGGTCCTCGAGCCGATGGCCGGCAAGGTCATCCACTGCGGTGCGGCGGGCGCTGGCCAGGCCGCCAAGGTCTGCAACAACATGGTGCTCGCCGTCCACCAGATCGCGATCGGCGAGGCCTTCGTCCTGGCCGAGCGATTGGGGCTGGAACACCAGGCGCTGTATGACGTCGTCACCGGCGCGACCGGAAACAGCTGGGCGCTGCATACCAATTGTCCCGTGCCCGGCCCGGTGCCCACGTCGCCGGCGAACAACGACTTCGCTCCCGGCTTCGCGACGGCTCTCATGAACAAGGACCTCGGGCTCGCCCTGGCGGCCCTGGAGAGCACGGGCACGGTCGCGCCACTGGGTGCGGCGGCGGCCGCCCTGTACGACGAGTTCGCACAGGAGAACGGCGCCAAGGACTTCAGTGCGATCATCACCAGCATCCGCGACTCCGCGCGGGGCTGA
- a CDS encoding MFS transporter, with protein MTATNLPAGDSAPLSPNLPPVPQKTSLAKVAAASSIGTTIEWYDFFIYGTAAALVFPTLFFPGQDPAAATLSSFATFAVAFFARPVGAGVFGHFGDRIGRKRALVWTLMIMGVATVFIGLLPGYETGAFGAFENGIGIMAPILLVACRFFQGFAVGGEWAGATLLTAEYAPVGKRGMMGMWPQLGVAFAFFLSSGTFLLFSLIAGDGADVNSPFMQYGWRIPFLLSAVLVLVGLWIRISIEETPVFKQDQARTETGAVVKRTLPFADAVRHQWREILIAGGALTSLFSLFYMGTSFLTNYATKNLDHSRPFVLGMGMVAALVFGCAIAVSAMYSDRIGRKKVIGTSVALAMVWALFVFPILDTGSPIAFAVVLLVTLIIFGIAYGPAGALLPELFQARYRYTGAGLGYNLAGILGGALPPLAAAAMVAAGNTLGVGIMLSILSAMSMLCVVAMTESSKNVMHADAEITQDRALATEVP; from the coding sequence TTGACAGCCACAAACCTCCCGGCGGGTGATTCGGCACCACTGTCGCCGAACCTCCCCCCGGTCCCGCAGAAGACCTCACTCGCGAAGGTCGCCGCCGCGTCCTCGATCGGCACGACCATCGAGTGGTACGACTTCTTCATCTACGGCACCGCGGCCGCACTGGTTTTCCCGACCCTGTTCTTCCCGGGTCAGGATCCGGCCGCGGCGACGCTGTCGTCGTTCGCGACCTTCGCCGTGGCGTTCTTCGCCCGTCCGGTCGGCGCGGGCGTGTTCGGACACTTCGGTGACCGGATCGGCCGTAAGCGCGCGCTGGTCTGGACGCTGATGATCATGGGCGTCGCCACGGTGTTCATCGGACTCCTCCCGGGCTACGAAACCGGCGCGTTCGGGGCATTCGAGAACGGCATCGGCATCATGGCGCCGATCCTGCTCGTCGCGTGCCGCTTCTTCCAGGGCTTCGCCGTGGGTGGTGAGTGGGCGGGCGCGACTCTGCTCACCGCCGAGTACGCGCCCGTGGGCAAGCGCGGGATGATGGGAATGTGGCCGCAGCTCGGAGTCGCCTTCGCGTTCTTCCTCTCCTCCGGAACCTTCCTGCTGTTCTCGTTGATCGCCGGTGACGGTGCGGACGTCAACAGCCCGTTCATGCAGTACGGCTGGCGTATCCCGTTCCTGCTTTCCGCCGTGCTCGTCCTGGTCGGACTGTGGATCCGTATCTCCATCGAGGAGACTCCCGTCTTCAAGCAGGACCAGGCTCGCACGGAGACCGGGGCCGTGGTCAAGAGAACCCTGCCCTTCGCTGATGCCGTTCGGCACCAATGGAGGGAGATCCTCATCGCCGGAGGCGCCCTCACCTCGTTGTTCTCCCTGTTCTACATGGGCACCTCGTTCCTGACGAACTACGCCACCAAGAACCTCGACCATTCACGCCCGTTCGTCCTCGGCATGGGCATGGTCGCCGCCCTGGTCTTCGGCTGTGCAATCGCCGTCTCGGCCATGTACTCGGACCGGATCGGTCGGAAGAAGGTCATCGGCACCTCGGTCGCGCTGGCCATGGTCTGGGCCCTGTTCGTGTTCCCGATCCTGGATACCGGGTCGCCGATAGCCTTCGCGGTGGTCCTCCTGGTCACCCTGATCATCTTCGGCATCGCCTACGGTCCGGCCGGTGCCCTGCTTCCCGAGCTGTTCCAGGCCCGGTACCGCTACACCGGTGCCGGCCTCGGCTACAACCTCGCCGGCATCCTCGGTGGCGCACTTCCGCCTCTCGCCGCCGCCGCGATGGTCGCCGCGGGCAACACGCTCGGGGTCGGGATCATGCTCTCGATACTGTCCGCCATGTCCATGCTGTGTGTGGTGGCCATGACCGAGTCGAGCAAGAACGTGATGCACGCCGATGCGGAGATCACCCAGGACCGCGCCCTCGCCACCGAGGTGCCGTGA
- a CDS encoding acyl-CoA dehydrogenase family protein yields the protein MFTLDDDDKVIVDAARDFSDKRIGPMAQEWDETHHFPKDVLREAAGMGMGAIYVSEDVGGSGMRRLDGVRIFEQLARGCPSVAAYLSIHNMCVWMIDEFGTDEQRQQWIPELASLDKFASYCLTEPGAGSDAAALRTKAVRDGDHYVLTGTKQFISGGGQSDVYLVMARTGDAGPKGISAFLVPADSDGLSFGPDERKMGWNAQPTAQVIMEGVRVPAANLIGGADTGGEGLGFTIAMRGLNGGRINIAACSLGGAQEAYSRAVAHVRDREAFGGALIDEPTIRFTLAEMATELEASRLLLWRAAAALDAKEPDHVELCAMAKLFVTDRCFDIADRALQLFGGYGYLSEYGIEKIVRDLRVHRILEGTNEIMRVVVGRAVAARGLGA from the coding sequence ATGTTCACCCTTGATGACGACGACAAGGTCATCGTCGACGCCGCACGCGACTTCTCGGATAAGCGGATCGGTCCCATGGCGCAGGAGTGGGACGAGACCCACCACTTCCCCAAGGACGTCCTCCGCGAGGCCGCCGGGATGGGCATGGGCGCGATCTATGTCTCCGAGGACGTCGGGGGCAGCGGGATGCGTCGCCTGGACGGTGTGCGGATCTTTGAGCAGCTCGCCCGCGGGTGCCCGTCGGTGGCGGCCTACCTGTCGATCCACAACATGTGCGTGTGGATGATCGACGAGTTCGGCACCGACGAGCAGCGCCAGCAGTGGATCCCCGAGTTGGCCTCGCTCGACAAGTTCGCGAGCTACTGCCTCACCGAGCCGGGCGCCGGGTCGGACGCCGCGGCGCTGCGCACCAAGGCTGTCCGCGACGGCGACCATTACGTGCTCACCGGCACCAAGCAGTTCATCTCCGGGGGCGGCCAGTCAGACGTCTATCTGGTGATGGCCCGGACCGGGGACGCCGGACCCAAGGGGATCTCGGCGTTCCTGGTCCCTGCGGACTCCGACGGGCTGAGTTTCGGCCCGGACGAACGGAAGATGGGATGGAACGCCCAGCCCACGGCGCAGGTGATCATGGAGGGCGTCCGGGTGCCGGCCGCCAACCTCATCGGCGGAGCGGACACCGGCGGGGAGGGCCTGGGCTTCACCATCGCGATGCGGGGGCTCAACGGCGGGCGCATCAACATCGCCGCGTGCTCGCTGGGCGGGGCACAGGAAGCGTATTCGCGGGCGGTGGCGCACGTGCGGGACCGCGAGGCATTCGGCGGTGCGCTCATCGACGAGCCGACAATCCGGTTCACTCTGGCAGAGATGGCCACGGAGCTGGAGGCCAGTCGGCTCCTGTTGTGGAGGGCGGCCGCGGCGTTGGACGCCAAGGAGCCGGACCACGTCGAACTGTGCGCCATGGCCAAGCTCTTTGTCACCGACCGGTGCTTCGACATCGCCGACCGGGCGCTGCAGCTGTTCGGCGGCTATGGGTATCTATCCGAATACGGAATCGAGAAGATCGTGCGGGATCTGAGGGTGCACCGCATCCTTGAGGGTACGAACGAGATTATGCGCGTTGTCGTCGGCAGGGCCGTCGCCGCGCGCGGACTGGGAGCGTAG
- a CDS encoding LuxR C-terminal-related transcriptional regulator — protein sequence MPILRPSDSDAVLGALRRARQESGLPIVFAGQVDGETAKLTRFIGVRTTSMQGLAVAKGRGLGGHVMASGRPATVRDYEDCSNITRDYADAVGQEGLRAIISVPVMVSGVARTVLYGSARVATQFGDHVARTFGSVASDLASEFHIRDEVDRRLRMADLAAAEHSVGFEVADREQLRVLHGELRAIAAEMGDPALRERLLAAGSQLAGVGRAPDVGDLPASAKSVLSPREIDVLAQVALGCSNAEVGARLSLSPETIKAYLRNIGTKLGTHSRMESVAHARLLGVLP from the coding sequence ATGCCCATCCTTCGACCCAGTGATTCGGACGCCGTCCTCGGCGCCCTGCGCCGCGCGCGACAGGAGTCCGGTCTGCCGATCGTGTTCGCGGGGCAGGTGGACGGGGAGACCGCGAAGCTCACCCGCTTCATCGGTGTCCGCACAACCTCCATGCAGGGCCTGGCTGTGGCCAAGGGGCGTGGGCTCGGGGGACACGTCATGGCCTCCGGACGCCCCGCCACGGTCCGCGACTACGAGGACTGCTCGAACATCACGCGTGACTACGCCGACGCTGTGGGTCAGGAGGGCCTGCGGGCCATCATCTCGGTGCCGGTGATGGTCTCAGGTGTCGCCCGGACGGTTCTGTACGGGTCGGCGCGGGTGGCTACGCAGTTCGGCGACCATGTCGCCAGGACTTTCGGCTCGGTCGCCTCGGATCTGGCTTCCGAGTTCCACATCAGGGATGAGGTCGACCGCCGGCTGCGGATGGCAGACCTCGCCGCCGCCGAGCACTCGGTCGGCTTCGAGGTGGCGGACCGGGAGCAGCTCCGGGTCCTGCACGGCGAGCTGCGGGCCATCGCCGCCGAAATGGGCGATCCCGCACTGAGGGAGCGACTGCTGGCGGCAGGCTCGCAGCTGGCGGGCGTCGGGCGGGCCCCCGACGTCGGCGATCTCCCGGCGTCAGCCAAGTCGGTGCTCTCTCCTCGGGAGATCGACGTACTGGCGCAGGTTGCTCTTGGCTGCTCCAACGCCGAGGTGGGGGCGCGATTGTCGCTCTCTCCCGAGACGATCAAGGCGTACCTACGCAATATCGGCACCAAGCTCGGGACCCATTCGCGGATGGAATCGGTCGCTCACGCCCGGCTCCTCGGAGTCCTGCCCTGA
- a CDS encoding MarR family winged helix-turn-helix transcriptional regulator, with amino-acid sequence MPPRTAPIPDRIDQARANWEREGWIDAAQGMTVVTSVMRAHQILLARVEETLRPWNLSFPRYELLRLLAFSRSGALPITKASERLQVHVTSVTSAMKRLLDAGLVERRPHPTDGRTTLVEITAEGRRVVAEATTALNTGVFADPGMEQDEQVALIEAIASLRRSAGDF; translated from the coding sequence TTGCCCCCCAGGACCGCCCCGATCCCAGATCGCATCGACCAGGCGCGCGCCAACTGGGAGCGCGAGGGCTGGATCGACGCCGCCCAGGGGATGACGGTGGTGACCTCCGTGATGCGGGCCCACCAGATCCTTCTGGCCAGGGTCGAGGAGACCCTGCGCCCGTGGAACCTGTCCTTTCCCCGCTACGAGCTGCTGCGACTGTTGGCTTTCTCGCGCTCTGGCGCATTGCCGATCACCAAGGCCTCCGAGCGTCTCCAGGTGCACGTCACCAGCGTCACCAGCGCCATGAAGCGCCTGCTGGACGCGGGCCTCGTGGAGCGCCGGCCGCACCCGACTGACGGTCGAACGACGCTGGTGGAGATCACCGCCGAGGGCCGCCGAGTGGTTGCCGAGGCGACCACCGCGCTCAACACCGGCGTGTTCGCCGATCCGGGGATGGAACAGGACGAGCAGGTGGCGCTCATCGAGGCCATCGCGTCGCTGCGCCGGTCCGCTGGAGATTTCTGA
- a CDS encoding class I adenylate-forming enzyme family protein: MRLDLTGIDPVDHALARRCSVGDIPTRAAATFSGRTAVSDDTGSWTYAELEAIANRFAHGLVAHGIEEEEPVAILSTNCREFVATYFGTAKAGMVSLPINLLSGLDNITHALTDSGTRILVVHGSLAELVMGAVAAIPAIRTVVVIGGVPDSLEAPAGGPAVLGWDDLLAGDDSNPDTVIADRQIVQCLYSSGTTSRPKGVLTSHLAVTMAGLSNGAVFGLAWGAQASITVLPLPLFHTAALNGVLVPGITMGATVHLLPGFEPVTYVDTVARVRATHLVALPLMLEALAEGADRGLDLSSVEVALYAMAQMPEQVRRRLETAMPDAKIVLGSGMSECTPATVMQWPELGSTKPDSWGYPTPVAENRICEPGGDELLPPDTDGEIAYRGPTVMEGYWNNPEANAGVFAGGHLHSGDLGRIDPEGVVWFADRVKDIVKSGGENVSSLHVEQVLLDHPHVAEVACVGRPDPKWGELVIAVVVPAEGAPAEEHLKASVMEFGAERLSHSHRPRDVVVVDAIPRTATGKIRKVELRAMH; the protein is encoded by the coding sequence GTGCGACTAGATCTGACCGGGATCGATCCCGTCGACCACGCCCTGGCCCGCCGCTGCTCGGTGGGCGACATCCCCACACGCGCGGCAGCAACCTTCTCGGGCCGGACCGCCGTCAGCGATGACACTGGATCGTGGACATACGCCGAACTCGAGGCGATCGCCAACCGGTTCGCCCACGGGCTGGTCGCGCACGGGATCGAGGAGGAGGAGCCGGTCGCGATCCTGTCGACGAACTGTCGTGAGTTCGTCGCCACCTACTTCGGGACGGCCAAGGCAGGGATGGTCTCACTGCCCATCAATCTCTTGTCCGGGCTGGACAACATCACGCATGCCCTCACCGACTCCGGAACCCGCATCCTCGTGGTTCACGGCTCACTCGCGGAATTGGTGATGGGGGCGGTGGCCGCCATTCCCGCGATCCGCACCGTCGTCGTCATCGGGGGCGTCCCCGATAGCCTGGAGGCACCCGCCGGCGGTCCCGCCGTGCTCGGCTGGGACGACCTGCTCGCCGGGGACGACTCCAACCCGGACACGGTGATCGCCGACCGCCAGATCGTTCAGTGCCTGTACTCCTCCGGCACCACGTCACGCCCCAAGGGCGTGCTCACTTCGCACCTCGCGGTGACGATGGCCGGCCTGTCCAACGGCGCGGTCTTCGGCCTGGCGTGGGGGGCGCAGGCCTCGATCACAGTGCTCCCCCTCCCCCTGTTCCACACCGCCGCGCTCAACGGCGTATTGGTCCCCGGGATCACCATGGGCGCCACGGTGCACCTGCTCCCCGGATTCGAGCCGGTGACGTACGTCGACACCGTGGCGCGGGTCCGCGCCACCCACCTGGTCGCGCTGCCCCTCATGCTCGAGGCCCTCGCCGAGGGGGCCGACCGGGGCCTCGATCTGTCGTCGGTCGAGGTGGCCCTCTACGCGATGGCGCAGATGCCGGAGCAGGTGCGCCGCCGACTCGAGACCGCGATGCCCGACGCGAAGATCGTCCTGGGCTCCGGGATGAGCGAATGCACCCCGGCGACCGTCATGCAATGGCCGGAACTGGGCTCCACTAAACCCGACTCATGGGGTTACCCCACCCCCGTCGCCGAGAACCGCATCTGCGAACCCGGCGGGGACGAACTGCTGCCGCCCGACACCGACGGCGAGATCGCCTACCGCGGCCCGACCGTGATGGAGGGCTACTGGAACAACCCGGAGGCCAACGCCGGGGTTTTCGCGGGCGGGCACCTGCACTCCGGGGACCTGGGCCGGATTGATCCGGAAGGGGTGGTGTGGTTCGCGGACCGGGTAAAGGACATCGTGAAGTCCGGCGGCGAGAACGTTTCCTCACTGCACGTGGAGCAGGTGCTGCTCGATCACCCACACGTCGCGGAGGTCGCGTGCGTAGGGCGCCCCGATCCCAAGTGGGGCGAACTCGTGATCGCGGTGGTGGTGCCCGCCGAGGGAGCGCCAGCAGAGGAACACCTCAAGGCCTCCGTGATGGAGTTCGGCGCCGAACGGCTCTCGCACTCGCACCGGCCGCGAGACGTCGTGGTGGTCGACGCCATCCCCCGCACCGCCACGGGCAAGATCCGCAAGGTCGAGCTACGCGCGATGCACTGA
- a CDS encoding acyclic terpene utilization AtuA family protein, translating to MTSTQSPLRIGNVSASRADRATATAEFLAAAALDVLALDMLSDEAMLELAEQRAAGGPGYEGAALVQIGECLDTLGAGGVRIVTNAGALDPEGLAAELRESARAAGMDLAVACVDSGDVTDRAVELGLGEADVATVRHGAFGISRALAAGAVVVVTGRVSREALVVGAAAAHHGWTPSALDALAGSVAVGHVISGGPGATGVVDSTTDVTRTTDPVTGGYPIAEISDDGCAVITRHPSAFGSVTVGTVTDQLLDGVAGVRYAAPDVVLRLDSLRLAQEGTDRVRISGARGEAAPPVVAVVAMTRGTPDEGSPARVARPLAQEDAGHSVVLPDGTRVAVPVPAETAPIGSGQLPSPWAPGSVPGGEPVTAVLGSVASVRRGVIGRGVNIAVWTWDDSAFAWLVGELTVERFRELIPALDGMDVRRYLLPNLRAVNLVARPPRGEVLRPGLGADLAAAHLEIPGELLEVGP from the coding sequence ATGACGAGCACACAGAGTCCCCTGCGTATCGGCAACGTCTCGGCATCGCGGGCCGACCGCGCCACGGCGACGGCCGAGTTCCTCGCTGCGGCGGCTCTGGACGTCCTCGCGCTCGACATGCTGTCTGACGAGGCGATGCTCGAGCTCGCCGAGCAGCGTGCGGCCGGCGGACCTGGCTACGAGGGTGCGGCGCTGGTCCAGATCGGTGAGTGCCTCGACACGCTCGGAGCCGGGGGAGTGCGGATCGTCACCAACGCCGGCGCCCTCGACCCCGAGGGGCTTGCTGCGGAACTGCGTGAATCGGCCAGGGCGGCGGGCATGGATCTCGCCGTGGCCTGCGTTGACTCCGGCGACGTCACGGACCGGGCAGTCGAACTGGGGCTCGGGGAGGCCGACGTCGCGACGGTGCGTCACGGTGCATTCGGCATCTCAAGGGCGCTGGCGGCCGGCGCCGTCGTCGTCGTCACCGGGCGTGTTAGTCGCGAGGCGCTCGTCGTCGGCGCCGCAGCAGCCCACCACGGCTGGACGCCGTCCGCACTAGACGCCCTGGCCGGATCTGTCGCAGTGGGGCACGTGATCTCCGGTGGCCCCGGCGCGACCGGCGTCGTGGACTCCACTACCGACGTCACCCGCACCACCGATCCGGTCACCGGCGGGTACCCCATCGCCGAGATCTCCGACGACGGGTGCGCGGTCATCACACGGCATCCGTCGGCCTTCGGATCGGTCACGGTCGGGACCGTCACCGATCAGCTCCTCGATGGTGTCGCCGGGGTGCGGTACGCGGCCCCGGACGTGGTCCTCCGGCTCGACTCACTCCGGTTGGCGCAGGAGGGCACGGACCGGGTCCGCATCAGCGGCGCACGCGGTGAGGCGGCGCCCCCCGTCGTCGCGGTGGTCGCCATGACCCGGGGGACGCCGGACGAGGGGAGCCCCGCCCGGGTCGCCCGGCCCCTGGCCCAGGAGGACGCGGGCCACTCGGTCGTTTTGCCCGACGGCACACGCGTCGCGGTCCCAGTCCCCGCGGAGACCGCTCCCATCGGGTCGGGACAGTTGCCCTCCCCGTGGGCCCCTGGCTCGGTTCCGGGCGGGGAGCCCGTGACCGCGGTGCTGGGTTCGGTGGCGAGCGTGCGCCGCGGGGTCATCGGCCGCGGGGTCAACATCGCGGTGTGGACGTGGGACGACTCGGCATTCGCCTGGCTGGTCGGGGAGCTCACCGTTGAGCGGTTCCGTGAGTTGATCCCGGCGCTGGACGGCATGGACGTCCGTCGGTACCTGTTGCCCAATCTCCGAGCGGTCAACCTCGTCGCCCGGCCGCCGCGGGGCGAGGTGTTGCGCCCTGGGCTCGGGGCCGACCTCGCCGCCGCCCACCTGGAAATCCCCGGCGAGCTGCTCGAGGTCGGTCCCTAG
- a CDS encoding succinate CoA transferase — MSNAVHHSGTAYDPSRIRHPHFQGLVTDATSAVSRIANGDTVAISGFASAGTPKAFAAALAERIRTVRARGGNFSVNLLTGASVANETEAALAEVDGIALRMPYQSEPTARRAINAGRMDYVDIHLSHVAQQVWEGYYGNVDVAVVEVAAITDDGKLVPSMSVGNNKTWLEVADKVILEVNSWVPLGVEGMHDVYYGTALPPDRRPIMLTRPDDRIGQFHLEVDPAKVIAVVPTSAKDSESALTAPDIVSEAIAGHVVEFFEHEVARGRMPAGSLLPLQAGIGNVANAVLAGLAAGPFSDLTCYSEVIQDSMLGLIREGKVSHASATALALSRAGLEELVDNFDLYREHITLRPQEISNHPEIVRRLGIIGMNGMLEADVYGNVNSTHVGGTRIMNGIGGSGDFTRNGYVSMFLSPSTAKNGSVSAIVPMVPHVDHTEHDVQVIVTEHGLADLRGLSPRKRARLIVGHCADPAYRPLLHDYLDRAEARPDAGNTPHILEDAFSFHTRLAATGSMLG, encoded by the coding sequence ATGAGCAACGCCGTCCACCATTCGGGAACCGCGTACGACCCGTCACGAATCCGCCACCCGCATTTCCAGGGCCTGGTCACCGACGCGACGTCCGCGGTCTCCCGGATTGCCAACGGAGACACCGTGGCGATCAGCGGGTTCGCCAGCGCCGGCACCCCAAAGGCGTTCGCCGCGGCGCTCGCGGAGCGGATCCGCACGGTGCGAGCGCGCGGCGGCAACTTCAGCGTCAACCTTCTCACCGGGGCGTCCGTGGCCAACGAGACCGAAGCGGCCCTCGCCGAGGTCGACGGCATCGCGCTTCGTATGCCGTACCAGAGCGAGCCCACGGCACGTCGCGCGATCAACGCTGGCCGTATGGATTACGTCGATATCCACCTGTCGCACGTCGCCCAGCAGGTGTGGGAGGGGTACTACGGGAACGTGGACGTCGCCGTGGTCGAGGTGGCGGCCATAACCGACGACGGCAAGCTGGTGCCGTCGATGTCCGTGGGCAACAACAAGACGTGGCTCGAGGTCGCTGACAAGGTGATCCTCGAGGTGAACTCATGGGTCCCGCTCGGTGTGGAGGGTATGCACGACGTCTATTACGGCACCGCGCTGCCTCCTGATCGACGTCCGATCATGCTCACCCGTCCGGATGACCGGATCGGACAGTTCCACCTGGAGGTGGACCCGGCCAAGGTCATCGCCGTGGTCCCGACCTCCGCGAAAGACTCCGAGAGTGCACTCACTGCACCGGATATTGTCAGCGAGGCCATCGCTGGTCACGTGGTTGAATTTTTCGAGCACGAGGTCGCGCGCGGCCGGATGCCCGCGGGTAGCCTCCTCCCGCTGCAGGCGGGGATCGGGAACGTCGCCAACGCGGTGCTCGCCGGTCTCGCGGCAGGGCCTTTCTCGGACCTCACCTGCTACTCGGAGGTCATCCAGGACTCCATGCTCGGGCTTATCCGCGAGGGTAAGGTCTCGCACGCCTCGGCGACCGCGCTCGCCCTGTCACGGGCGGGGCTTGAGGAGTTGGTCGACAACTTCGATCTGTACCGGGAGCACATCACGCTGCGTCCGCAGGAGATCAGCAACCACCCCGAAATCGTGCGGCGGCTCGGAATCATCGGGATGAACGGCATGCTCGAGGCCGACGTGTACGGAAACGTCAATTCCACCCACGTGGGAGGGACTCGGATCATGAACGGCATCGGAGGATCAGGCGACTTCACCCGCAACGGGTACGTGTCGATGTTCCTCAGCCCGTCCACCGCGAAGAACGGTTCGGTGTCGGCGATCGTGCCGATGGTCCCGCACGTCGACCACACCGAGCACGACGTCCAGGTGATCGTCACCGAGCACGGACTCGCCGACTTGCGCGGCCTCAGCCCGCGCAAGCGGGCGCGTCTCATCGTCGGTCACTGCGCCGATCCCGCCTATCGGCCCCTCTTGCACGACTACCTCGACCGGGCCGAGGCACGTCCCGACGCAGGCAACACTCCGCATATCCTCGAGGACGCCTTCTCCTTCCACACGCGTCTCGCCGCGACGGGGAGCATGCTGGGGTAG